In Camelus bactrianus isolate YW-2024 breed Bactrian camel chromosome 5, ASM4877302v1, whole genome shotgun sequence, the DNA window CAGAAGGCTACAAATAGTATGATGCTATTTTATTGAgctcagaaatgaatgaaaggaaacaATATATTGTTTAAGTAGGTATAAAGATATTAGAATAATGTTTACCTGTTGGAGAGGCTAAGGTGATAGCTGAGAGGAGCACATAGGCATATGCAACAGTTTGATAAATTTTACTTCTTATAGTTTGGAAACAGGTTGATGAGTGCTTATTTTATTAAGCTGTAAGTGGTACATACATTCTTATGTATGTATCAAATACTATACTTGATTGGAGGTCACCTTTTAGGGAGACAATAAAGCATTAGTATCTCAATGTAGCTGCATCTCTGTGGCTTGTCTCATTTGGGTCCCCTGACGAATAGCTAATCATTGAGTTACTTATATTTGGGCACCCCTCGGTAATGTGGTCCTATCTGTCTTCAATCTTATCAGTAAAGTGTACGTAGTCCCTTATATAATGAATGTTAGAGCTCGATGAGGCCTTCCTTAGATCATCCAGTGCTGGGGTTATGAACTAACTGCCCATAGGTGGAAGACCCGCAGATGCATTCTCTATGGCCATTGGTTCCAAAAATATTGTAAATGTCATGAGGCAAGAGATACATTATTCCTTTTGCCAGATCCGACCACTCTCTTACATTCATGGGCATGGGTAAAATTGGGCATGTTTATATTCTGCCCACTTATCAATTTATTATTTGCTGAGCCTTGTGAGCATTTGAATTATGAATAAACCCCTGAATAGTCCAAACTcccttgttttacagataaagaaactatcCAGAGTCCACTGTATGTGTGAAGAGATTATGgggattttggttttgttgtctGCCTGATCATTTGTCTCATGCCAGCACACTGTTACTTAATATAAATGTAAGGATTATTTCTATCATATACTGCTATTGCCAAAAGTGTTTGTGGCTGTACTTTTccaaagtgaaaatgaaattaattgtGGAATATGATTGGATATATAAACAATTTACATACAAGTTTTCAGAGATACAGATAATACAGAAACTGAATATTTGGACTAGCCCTAATAGAAGCTGATTAGATGTTTTCTTGATCCCTTAAATATTGGAAAAGTAAAGAGTACATGTCTTGTTTTAGTCCTATTTTGGGGATACTTATGTAAAGACACAGTTAAATTAATAGTGTGGTCTCTCTTTTTCAGCACAATGTTAGAGGTGTTGTATCTATGGCTAATAATGGCCCAAACACCAGTGGATCTCAGTTCTTTATCACCTATGGCAAGCAGCCACATCTGGACATGAAATACACAGTGTTCGGAAAGTGAGTATTCTGGTTATGGTTTTCTTTAAGTCTACCACTAAGTCTAGCCCTGTGACCTCAGGAAACTTAAAATTTCTCTCAGAATCAGTTTCCTTATTTTGTAAAAGAGGGGCCAGTACTTTTTTTCAGGATTATTATGCAAGTTAGCAGTCATTTATCTGTTTTCATTAAGAATAGCATATTGCAGCAGCTAACAGATCTGAATTACAGTGGCTTAAAAAAGATGGACTGGGGTGGACTCAATAAAATCAGGCTTCTGTGAATAAGGGGacaagggagggtatagctcaagtggtagactgcatgcttagtatgcacaaggttctaggttcaatccccagtacctgctctaaaaataaatataaataaacctaatcactccCCTCCAAAAacaccccaaaataaaaaaataaaataaagattaaaaaatgataattaaaaaaagaaggggaGACTGGATCCTAGGGAGGTGTTCAGCAGTCTCTGCCAGAATATCCATTACAAGAACTGTACCTGGGAATTGCTTTTATAAATCAACAGAAAGTCAGtttgtcaacaaatatttactatacTCCATAAACCAAGGCACAGTTCTAGGGTTTGTTTTATCTAAAACAATGGTTCAGATGCCAACCTAGGTTACTTAAAAATACAAGAGTCAGcaactttctttctccttccataTCATGTCTAATTTATAGATTAATAATAATCAACGAAGAGGAATTTTACAGCCTgtaatagtttttgtgtgtatatggatAATCTAgattcctttccttttattttctccctaaCCTACCATTCAGAATTACTGATCAGTAATTACCAGGACTTATTTTACATGATTTGTAACAAAACTATACTTTAGGACAAGGATTCTTAACCTTCGGTCTAGTAACTCCTTGAAATTGTGTTTTGTGTAAATGCACACACAGTTTTTTTGGGAACATGATAGACAGCTTTCCACTGGTTCCCAAAGGGGCCCATGTCCCAGATACTTAACTAGACTTACCTCAATGCTACAtgccctttttttctctctttttttttttttttttttttttttttgcctgagatTTGTTTCCTGTATCCTCTGTTTCTGTTACTGACCTAGAAGGTAGGAAAGCCTTTAAAACTTAACGATTTAAAGACCTTAATTCTCCTACATTTGGGAGTAAAATCAAAAGCTTTTGATTATAGTACCATtttagtggaaatgtaaaataaaatgtaaatctgatacttcttttaaaatttatttttatttatttattttttggggtgcagtaattagatttatttatttattttaatggagatactggggactgaacccaggaccttgtgcatgctaaatgtgcactctaccactgagctatacatttCCCTgctgttacctttttttttttaagttcattgtGTTTTGAGAATTGATTTGAATTGCACTAAAAGGTATAATCTAAAAAGCCACATTTTCTTGGCAGATGTTTCAGACTAACTTTCGAGAACATATTTGAAATACAgctctcaatatttttttttcttgcaaaaaCATGAAATGAGCTTGCTGGAAGTGGGCTTAACTATCTTTTCTGCTATTCTAATGACTGCTTTTAGTTGTccagaagcaaaaaataaaacaccatatTTAAACAATAAAGTGCAAAGTGGCCACTTACTTCAGGACCTTCAGTGTAGGGAAGAACTGGTGATGGTGTCATTCTTACATACTTTCTTTAGGTATTTTCTATAGCAAAGAAAACCTATGACTGGTTATATTGGCTCCACTTTTAGCTATTTTGTGTGAATGAGGCAGAATACAGTGTTTGGATACATTAGTGGAAATATTCCTGCCCACTGCTATTGTTGTCTAAAGGCATAAGAATGTTGGCCCATACCTATGGCAGAAAATCAACACAGCATTTTATCATACACTCAACTAGGGAATTCAAAGAACTATGAGGCATGGTTCTTTTTTCTTAGGGAGAGTATAATTGCTATAGGTATCTGGATATTATGTTTCAATCTCAGAAAAAATGTTCAAACAtgatattgtttttctttcagggTAATAGATGGTTTGGAGACTCTAGATGAATTGGAGAAGTTACCAGTCAATGAGAAGACATATCGACCTCTTAATGATGTACACATTAAGGACATAACTATTCATGCCAACCCATTTGCTCAGTAGCTATAATAGACCTGAAAAAATATTTGGCAGACTACTAAAGAATCACACCTATTTTGGTTTACCCAGTGTTAATTATGTCAAGAGATTACATCATCGGCTGCTTGTTTACCAGTAGGATATTCTATGAGTTGGTGGTAACAAAGGGAGCCAGTTTTTACTCTTATTCTTATAGCATGTTCTTTACTGTAACTATTatccaatgtattttttaaagtttaattaaaaaaaaaaaaaaaccctgtttagATTTGTTTCTACATATAAACACTCATTCTTAAATGCTGagtcttgggggtggggaggggatagctcaagtggtagaacacatgcttagcatgcatgaggtcctgggttcaatccccagaacctcctctaagaattaaataaataaataagcctaattacctcccccaaccaaaaaaaaaaaaaaaaaaaaaaaggataaatgctgAGTCTCAAGTCCAGGCATTTTTGATGCACCTAATTACATCCTCATATATAGTTCACATTCTGGAAgtattattttctattaatttattcGCTTGGTACAGTTAGAAAGAGGAAGGACAGATAAAGAGATGGCCTAGAAAGGCCAGTCAATCCATTTGCTGTTTTCCCTGGactttaaatttataataaaggCTTGGAGAAGTCCTGGAGTATAGTAAACACTCAGAATTTCCCAACTGATTTGCCCatggaacttttttttaagtgtatcttTTAGGAGTAGGcagtggcagaaaaaaaaataaaaataaagtataccTTTTAAAACATTGCAGGATAGAGTTCCACAGATAATCCACTTGAAAAATACAATTAGTTGTAGAGTCCTAGTCTGTCTGAACCACAACTCTGCCCCCTACtagtgactttaggcaagttaaCATTTCTaagctttaattttctcatccataaataATATTCCTTCATATgactattgtgaggattaaatgaaataacatgtgTAACACTTCTGGCATGTAACAAGTGTTCTGAAGCAAGTAAATGGAAGCTGCTCTCCTACCACAGCAGGGCTCTAACCTAATCAAGCCATTTAGCAGGCTCTCCCATTGATTTGATCAAGAATTATGCCCCACTCACTGTCTAAATCACCTAGATTAGATTTTGGGTATTACTAAAACTGATAGCAAAATTCTTGTTTTGTATCATTTCTGCAGATGGCTGATATAATTAATGTTTTGATTCTTCCTTAACTGCAGTTTGGGAGTTAATTTGTAGTTATACTCTTGTTACTATCAGTACCCTCCATACCTTCCACTAAACCAAGGGGCCAATTATACTAATTTGATCACTTAAATTTAATCATTAGTATCTAGAATTAGCATTAAGGCTTTTTTGGGCCAGAATTTGGTTTGCCACTTCTTAtacttgatatttttcttttctaaacatgTCACTGAATTTTTCGTCACCACCCTTGAGAGGATTTCACTGATTATCAGGATTTTTTTTACTGACTGACATTCCTCAATTTTTATTCCAAACTGCCATTTTTTTAGTGGTGCCAACATGGTGACTTTTTAGTTCTTAGTTCTTAGTTCTTAGAGCTCATTCTTAGGTCTACTCAGTTATAGACATAAGTATCTCATAGATGAGGAGGTATACTGGCTGCCCACCTTGGGCCTCTTGTAGGTACCATGAGgatcaaaatccagaacactgattTCTGTCCACTCATACTGAATTGACCTGTTCACTGATCACATTAGCAGTTCTGTTCCATGTATTACTTGGCAGTAAATATGAACTACTTAGAAGACTAGAATATTGCTGATCAACTCAAATtctctttaaaacaaaagtaatataGTTCCCCATTTAGATCAGAGTTTGGCAAACTACAGCTCTCAGACTGGCTACCTGTTTTGCAAGTAACATCTTCTTGGAACTCATTCCCATTTGTTTACATAATGCCTCTGGCTGTTttgtgctacaacagcagagttgattGGATGTGACAAATACCAAATGGCCGGCAAGCTGCAAGCCtagaatatttactatctggccctttaggAAAGTTTGGCAACCCTTGATCCAGACTATCAGAAGTTGCCAGATAATTATGGTTTCACAGCAAAGGGAGTTGGATGAGTTTAAGGGATAATATAATCAAACAATATCTGAAACCTCCTTCACCACTCTAGAATTGTACCTGACCTATCCCTTAGAATTCTTGAGTCCTATTTAATCTTGGTTTGGAGCTCTCTTTTGAGTAGAAGGCCTGCAGACCTTCTAGTTAATGGCAAATTGAATAGTTGTAATTTATACCTTGTTGAACTTGGAAATTTCCAAATCCATTTAGCATACATTTACAAGCTACCTATGtaaggcattttttttctctattttggtttttgttttgtttttgtgtgtgggggagtgtatgtattttttttttttttttgcattttttttatgtTGGGTATTTCGGAAGAtatgtatttttgtttgaaaaactaaaactagTAATTTACTGAGCTGCTTCCAGATTTGGAAACAAAGGTGCACAGGACAATGCCTACTCTATGAGAGCACTAAGGAGCTAAAAGATACGTACATCGATACATTTTAATACACAGGACTTAACTTTTAATCAGTTTAGTGAACTGGATAGATTAGTTACTATTTCACTAGtgaattaaaaaggaaactgatGGTTCTTTTCCATTCAATTTGTACCAATTGTGGTTCAGGTAGTGGATGGGAACGCCacataataattttaaaggaaatctaGAATATATgacaatggaaattaaaaaaataaataaattataatgaaaaaggaattaaccccaatctttttttttctatgtaaagTATGAGTATTTATTTCAAGCTTTAGATCCCAAttgatttcaaaaaacaaaatctgatttCTCTTCTCAGAGTAGTTGAGGCCTCCCTCCTTGTTAGGATGATTTTCTGGGGGCTGAAGGGGCCCTGTGCCCTTAGCAACACAATTCACCAGGCTTAGCAGAGTCCCTGATGCCCATTGTACCGCAGTcttaagaagagaaagaaacaaaactcacCACCAGGGGCTGAACAAATGCACACACGCTAATGTAAATGAGCAGCTAAACCTTGgcaaatttgcttttttttaaaaaagtgttttgtgtgggttttagccttttttttttttcttttgctacccAGCATATGCAGCACTTGTGAACTCCCAATGGGTTCCCAGCTTTAAATACATTAAACATCTTGATGAAAGACTAATTCTTCAAGAATCTAAAAACAGACCAAATGTGTTTCACTGTGAACACTTTGTAGAGATGATGTGAGGTGGGAGTTTGGGTTTAAAGAAAcggaaaaaaaagaatcaatccaGTGATGGGAGGGCAAAGAATGCAAGAATTCAGACATTCTGTGGAGGGTTACGATCTGTCCGTTAAGAGGTCCataaaaagaagcaaactgaGATCCACAAGGGGAGTCAGCAGGAGCCGTGTTTGTTTTCCCCACCCCTGTGATAGGTTTTTGCTGAGGGGCCACTGCTAGGTCCCCACTTGCTCCCCTCCCTTTGGCCTGAGACCCAAATCTTTATAAAGTTGCAAATGTTAAAACTGATGGTGTagggaataataaaataatagaacaaGAATATAAAAAGCAGTGTATATAGGAGTTTAATTACTGCAGtatccaaaattattttaaaaaagagaagttaTTCCATAAATTGTGTTAGGATAACTGATAAATGACATggatgaaaaaaagcaaaagaacttCAGCTCACAGGATACACCAAAATTCCACATGGATAAAAGagctgctttttaaagaaaacacaataaacttaaaacatttcaaagaacTCCTCTGGAGACGAATGGAATTTCTCAGTTTACAAACTTGACAAAAGCAAAGATGGACTAGGTTTAactacatgaaaataaaaaactttttttgcaatttaaaaggacaAAAGAGAACTGTATGATCAAAACCAGTAAGGTATGAATGAGCAAgtcacaagagaaaagaaaaaatgttcaattccactcattaaaaaataaagttacaagTTCAGTTTCCAcccaaataacattttttaatgttacacACTAAGTTAGGGtggccataacaaagtaccagaaactgggtggcttaaacagcagaaatttttctcacagttctagggaCTAGAAGTTGGTGTGGGGAGGGCTGTTTACTCTGAGGCCtttttccttggcttgtagatgaccATCTCCTGTCTACATTACCtttcccctgtgtgtgtgtgtgtatcctaaTCTCTTTTCATTTAACACCAGCTAAATTGGATTAGGGCCctccctaatgacctcatttagtCATAATTACTTTGGTAA includes these proteins:
- the PPIL3 gene encoding peptidyl-prolyl cis-trans isomerase-like 3, with the protein product MSVTLHTDVGDIKIEIFCERTPKTCENFLALCASNYYNGCIFHRNIKGFMVQTGDPTGTGRGGNSIWGKKFEDEYSEYLKHNVRGVVSMANNGPNTSGSQFFITYGKQPHLDMKYTVFGKVIDGLETLDELEKLPVNEKTYRPLNDVHIKDITIHANPFAQ